A region of Kwoniella shivajii chromosome 11, complete sequence DNA encodes the following proteins:
- a CDS encoding diphthamide biosynthesis protein 1, with the protein MEAVEGIDKPSVPRPTKPRKRFVGSSKASSSSSSSRTPIRRVANLIPDDILNDTQLNAAIAALPGNYNFEIHKTIHHIRRDKVTSVALQMPEGLMMYGCAIADIIETFTGALPMLLADVTYGACCIDDYTAKEMGAEMIVHYGHSCLIPVSQTTLKTLYIFVEIAIDTPHLSLSVRRNFPSDREAFQRLILGATGAEPGAPVPIALEEEDRVAQKNQISSRPSEIGEGVEVKDGNEKITRLALVSTIQFVASIQHLRDDLVKSLPPLEDDSNEKDEIEDGINGTLMKVKKNQIGIWRGKYDITIPQVKPLSPGEVLGCTAPKLGEIDGLIYVGDGRFHLESIMIANPTVPAFRYDPYSKKFTRETYEHTEMRGIRGDAVKEARKGLVEKGSGSWAVLLGTLGRQGSLSVLKSVTSNLPEDSIPPLLLLLSELSPAKLSLLPPEEISTFIQTSCPRLSIDWGYAFSRPLLSPYEASVASGRIKGWGGLSLESKETKGKKDMGEGDYPMDFYADNSLGPWTPRHKVKA; encoded by the exons ATGGAAGCTGTAGAAGGGATTGATAAGCCTTCGGTACCACGACCGACAAAACCTCGAAAGAGGTTCGTAGGAAGTTccaaagcatcttcttcttcttcatcttcccgAACACCAATTCGGAGAGTAGCGAATCTGATTCCTGATGATATTTTGAATGACACTCAATTGAACGCTGCTATTGCAG CTTTACCTGGAAACTATAATTTTGAAATACATAAAACTATACATCATATCAGAAGAGATAAAGTAACTTCTGTAGCATTACAAATGCCTGAAGGACTGATGATGTATGGTTGCGCAATTGCGGATATCATAGAAAC ATTTACAGGAGCTTTACCGATGTTGCTTGCCGATGTAACGTATGGAGCATGCT GTATAGACGATTATACAGCTAAAGAAATGGGTGCAGAAATGATCGTTCATTATGGACACTCATGTCTGA TACCGGTATCTCAAACAACATTGAAGACATTATATATCTTCGTTGAAATAGCAATTGATACACCACATTTATCATTATCTGTTCGACGAAATTTCCCATCCGATCGAGAGGCTTTCCAACGATTGATATTAGGTGCAACTGGTGCTGAACCAGGTGCACCAGTTCCTATAgcacttgaagaagaagaccGAGTTGCCcagaaaaatcaaatatcaagCAGACCATCGGAAATAGGAGAAGGAGTAGAGGTAAAAGACGGTAATGAGAAGATTACTAGATTGGCATTAGTTTCAACTATTCAATTCGTAGCTTCGATTCAACATCTACGTGATGATTTAGTGAAatctttacctcctttaGAAGATGACTCTAACGAGAAGGAcgaaattgaagatggaatcaaTGGTACTTTGATGAAAGtcaagaaaaatcaaatcgGGATTTGGAGAGGTAAATATGATATAACAATACCTCAAGTGAAGCCTCTTTCGCCTGGTGAAGTTTTGGGCTGTACTGCACCTAAATTGGGTGAAATTGATGGATTAAT TTATGTGGGAGACGGtcgatttcatcttgaatcaaTCATGATAGCGAATCCAACAGTACCTGCATTCCGATATGACCCATATTCCAAGAAGTTCACCAGAGAGACATATGAACATACTGAGATGAGAGGAATAAGAGGTGATGCGGTTAAAGAAGCTAGGAAAGGTTTAGTGGAAAAGGGAAGTGGAAGTTGGGCCGTTTTACTGGGAACACTAGGTAGACAAGGTAGTCTAAGCGTGttaaaa TCTGTAACGTCTAATCTACCAGAAGATTCAATACCACCTTTATTACTGTTATTATCAGAATTATCACCTGCAAAATTATCCTTGTTACCTCCGGAAGAAATATCGACTTTTATCCAAACTTCTTGTCCTAGATTATCGATTGATTGGGGTTACGCATTCTCGAGACCGCTTCTAAGTCCGTATGAAGCTAGTGTAGCCTCTGGTAGGATCAAAGGTTGGGGTGGACTGTCATTGGAATCGAAAGAAACTAAAGGCAAGAAAGAtatgggtgaaggtgattaTCCAATGGACTTTTACGCCGATAACAGTTTAGGTCCATGGACACCCAGACACAAAGTAAAAGCATAG